CCGTACTGCCGGTATCCTCATCGACACTGAAATTCAAGTCAGCGCGGGAATTCAATACAAACTCATTCATAACATCCAGAGCTTGTTTGAGCGAGATAGATTGAGTTGTCTGTTCGGATTGCCCCGATTGTTTGGGATCCTTTAACTCTTGAGACAGCTTATCATCAGCTTTACTTGCTGCACGCGCCTTGGTAGTTTCTACTCTGAGTCTTAGATCATGAGTTCCATCGGTTTTCGCCGAGTGAAAATCACGTCCTATTACAGGCCCGAAAGCCGGATTCATTTTAAGCTCAGATGACATATCATTCACCTATACCAATGATCTATCCTGCAGATCATTGCCTATTTCGCCAACACCGGATTCGCACTTACCCAATACATCCTGTACTCCGGCAAGTGCGACCCCAACGTATACTTCGCGACTACGTCGTTTGCCTCCTTTCGAATCCTTATCTCTCCTAACCTTCCGTGATCAAGCTTCCTTGCCTGACACCCTGTCAGTCGTCCTATCCTATCCATTTACTCCTATTTAGTTGCCATTACTGTATTAATGACAACACATTCTGCGGCTGACTATTGGCTTGAGAAAGCATGGCCACGCCAGCCTGTTGCAAAATCTGCGCCCGAGTCAATCTTGCCGTCTCTAATGCGAAATCTGCATCCTGTATTCTTGAACGTGAAGCCGACAGATTCTCCGCGACATTCAGCCCATTTCTTACGACCGCTTCGAAGCGATTTTGAATCGCACCTAACTCAGCTCTGGCTGCATTCACGCTATCCAAATACACGTCTACAGTTGCCAACAAGGCAGATGCTCCTGAAACTGTAGAAGCGGTTCCTGATAACACCACCGAAATATACCCTGTGGTGGTACTCATAATATTTACCGTGGTAACCGACACGGTATCGCCGGCATTAGGGCCTACCTGAAATACATAAGAGGTGGCTCCTGACCCGATAACAGCCGCACCGTTAAACTTGGTACCGGCTACACGGGTAATCTCCGCCTGTAACTGTGTAACCTCCTGATTCAGCGACACCCTATCCTGCGCACTGTTGGTTGCATTTATGGATTGCACTGCAATCTCACGAATACGCTGTAACGCAGTTGTCACTTCCTGTAATGCCCCTTCAGCGGTTTGCGCTAATGAAATCGCGTCACTGGCATTGCGAACGGCTTGATTGTATCCTCTTATCTGAGCTGTAAACCGCTCCGATATTGCCAAACCTGCCGCATCGTCCTTCGCGCTGTTCAGGCGCAAGCCTGATGATAAACGCGCTAAGGCTCTGTTTAAATCTCCCAAAGAACCGTTTAAAGCTCTCTGCGTATTAAGCGAAGCTACATTTGTATTGATGACTTGTGCCATTTTGCCTTCTCCTTGCTATGACATGACCAATCCTTGTTGTCACCCATAGCTATCGACAAAACTTGTGCTTTTCTTAAATATAGGGGCTGTAATTAACAGCCCCTAGTTTGTGTCATCATTGTAACTTTTTTACTTTACACCTCTCGGTTACTCATTGAATACTTCAATCGTTAACCGATCAAGCTCAACACGCTCTGCGGCAAGGCATTGGCCTGTGACAGCATGGCCACGCCTGCCTGTTGCAGTATCTGAGCTCTGGTCAATGCCGCAGTCTCCGCTGCGAAGTCAGCATCCTGGATTCGACTTCTGGAAGCGGACAGGTTCTCGGCGACGTTTTGTGTATTACGCACCACAGCTTCAAATCGGTTTTGAATCGCACCCAATGTTGCTCGAACGCTATTAATTTCGTCTAAATAGGTATCGACATTGGCCAGCAGTGAATTCGCTCCGGAAACCGTAGATATGGTTCCACCACTGATTGCACCGGCATATCCGCTCAAAGTAGTAACGTTTGTGGTACTGATAGTAATAGTTTCTCCGGCGTTTGCTCCAACTTGGAATGTGAACGCCTGGGCACTAACACCGATAATTTGAACGCCGTTGAACTCCGTTCCGGACACACGAGTGATTTCTTCCTGCAATTGAGCAACCTCAGCTTGCAAAGAAGCGCGGTCTAGATCACTGTTTGTCGCATTGATGGATTGCACTGCCAATTCTCTCATCCGTTGCAATGCAGTGGTTACCTCTTGCAGAGCCCCTTCACCTGTTTGCGCCAGAGAAATCGCGTCACTTGCGTTTCGCGCGGCTTGATTTAAACCACGGATCTGGGTAGTAAAACGTTCTGAAATTGCCAAGCCAGCCGCATCATCCTTCGCACTGTTAATACGAAGACCGGATGACAATCGAGCCAGTGAAAGATTGAGAGCGCTTTGTGAGCGGGTGAGAGCACGCTGACTGTTCAGCGATGCCACATTAGTATTGATTACTTGTGCCATGAATTTCTCCTCCGTACCTCAGCGACACCTTCCTTAGGTCACAGAGAGAGAGTTACTTAAGCGGATATACCTGAGCTCCTTCACTGGATTCATACGTATTTACCGCTGCCACACCATGTATCGTCTCTGCCACTTCCAGCATAAGCATCCAGGGTGAAGGTTTTACATTGTTGTAGCAAACAACCGTAGTTGTGGTAACTAACACGATTAACACTCAAGTGATTTGTAAAAAGTATTTTACAATTACATATGCACGCTTCTTTTATACACGGACAGGCTTGCTAATTGCATTTACCACAAGCATTTGACATAAATTCCACAACTGTTCGGGACAAACCATTGGATACCACAGAACCTGCTTTTTCGGAACCGCTGATTACCAATAGCTTTGGCGATAGCTATTTCTATGGTGTAAACCACCAAAGTTTTGATCGAATTGGCTCCACTGCGATTTACAAATCTCGTTGGGGTGAGAAACTGTTTCAGGAAAACCACTTATACATTATTGCGGGGAGCGACAGCGGCCTTTTAATAAGACACGTATTGAAATATGGCATACCCAAAGGCAGCCGCTACCTGTTTGTAGAACTGGACAGTATCGTACCGGAACTGGAATTTTTGTCTGGTATTATTGAAGCGGAATCCAATGTTGCATTATGTACAATTGACACCTTGGATAAATCGCTTAAATCATTTTCACTCGACCGGTATGCTTACCTGGATGCAGTAGATGTTCTGGTATCCCTAGCCGCAGAAGAAGCCTATCTTAGTGACTACGCCGTTTTGTGGAACAGCCTTGAAAAGGCCGTTCAACAAATTCTTTGGCTATACAAAACTCAGTTTGGTAATTGTACATTTTTTAGCGCGCAATTGAGAAACATGGCGGAAAACCGCTCTCCTGCCTCTATGCTGCGTAATGTATTTCCGGGAAAAACAGCTATTCTGTTGGGTGGTGGCCCCTCCCTGGATCCGGCTCTTCCCTGGGTTAAAAGCCACAGAAGTGAACTGGTAGTTACTGCTGTATCAAGAATCAGCAAGCGCCTGCTGGAAGTGGACTTAGTCCCCGACGTTGTGTTTACAGTAGATCCACACCCAGGTAGCTTTGATGTGGGCAAACACATGCTCAATTTTCCGCATAAGGTTCTGCTCGTCAATGCATACCATTCCAACTCTCGCTTGCTCGGACAATGGGGGGGTCGCAGTGTCTACCTCAACAAAAACAATCCATGGGTCAGTTTTAACGATAATGACAACGTTGTCACTGCGGCCCCCACCGTCAGCAATAGTGCTGTTAACATGCTCATTGCTATGGGCTTCAAAAGAATTTTATTAGCCGGGTTGGATCTATGCTTTAGTCCTGAAGGATACACACACGCCATGGGTAGTGACGAAAGAAAGCTCGGTGCGTTAGTGGGCGCCAGTCACTTATCGATACAAACGAACAGTGGTGAAATTGCTCAAACCGACAATAGTTTTTACATGGCTGCAGAAAGTCTCGCCAAACAAGCAGAATACGCAACGACACAACATTGTCGGCTTATCAACTGTGCGCCTCATGCCGCCAAAATTCCCAATATAGAATATCAAGACTTGAATAAAATACCACTTGAGCCATTGGGAGTGGATGTTTGGCAAACCATAGAACAAAGACTTTGCACCGATAATTCCACCTCCAGAATTGAGCATTATGAAAAATGCCTAAAAGTATTAACTAAAGCCGAATACAAATTAGAGAAAATTCGAAGGATGTCCAAAGATGCATTGACACACAATAAGTGGCTTTTTGACAAAAAGGGAGACCCGGGCTCATTTAAACACAAGATCAAAATGGACCGTATAGAAAAGGAATTGAACGGTGCATTAAAAGATTACAGCGTATTGTGTAAAATCTATGGGATGAGCGAGTTTGTCAAGACTCTCCGACCGGACGACAAAAGCGAATGGAGTGATGACGAGGTAGAAAAAGCCGGATTTACCTACTATGAAGCATATTTAACCGGTGCTGACAATTTGCTGAAAGAAGTCTGTTCAGCCGTTGAGAGGGTTCAGGCTCGCATTGAAGAGGAAAAACCCCATCCGGATTTTGAGTTATTGACATCTCAATGGGAACAGGATCAACAGTTTCACCGTGCAGCGCTTTGGAAGCAACGACAGAGTGACAGCTACTGTTTTACTACTACCATAAATACTCAAATCGCCAAATTCGAGCAACAATTCCATAGTGACATCCGTAACGAGAAACACAACTACTTGGTCAATATAAAGCAGCGTTCTAATCTAAAGGGAGTATGCAGCAAAGCGTTGGATCTATTTCGTCACAAAAACCTCAAAGGACTGGAACACTTGATCAATGGACTCAATACGCGCTCTGAATCTGAGGCCAAGCCATTGTTGTTGTTGACACAGGCCTACATCCTTGAATTAAACGACCAGCCGGATATGGCAATTTCCACATTGGAAGATCTTGTTTCCGATTGCTCAGATAGCAATCCACTGGAATACGCGTTAAGCCGCCTGTCAGTTCTTTATCTGGGAAACATGGATTTGGAAAAAGCAGCAGGCACATTAAAATTCCTATCCGGCATCTCCAGCAGTTATATGCCGCAATACGCTGACATGTTGAGTATTAAGGGCGACAAAAAATCCGCCATTGATGTCTACACCGACTATTTAACTAAGATACCGGGTGACTACGCAACCATGTTAAAACTGGGCCTGTTGTATTTGGATCTTGGAGTTACCGACGGTGCTCTTTGGATATTCCAGCACTTATATGATCTCGATCCCAATAATTCGAATATAGCAAGGCTTTTAAATGACACAAAGGCATCCGCATGAACAGTCAAAACAACTACACGGCTTTGGTTACCGGCGCTGATGGCTTTATTGGTTCTCATTTAGTTGAAGCGTTGGTCAAATCCGGGGTAAATGTTAAAGCATTTGTTTTATACAATTCACTGGGTAGTTGGGGTTGGTTGGAACATGTGGATCAACAGGTTTTGGATAGTATTGAAATACATTGTGGCGACATACGGGATCCGGGTTCCGCCAAATTGGCAGTCTCCGGATGTGATACCGTGTTTCATTTGGCCGCATTGATTGGCATCCCATATTCATACACTGCACCGGATTCCTATCTCGACACCAATATAAGAGGTACGCTTAACTTGCTCAATGCTGCACGGGACTACGATGTGAATTATTTTATTAACACCTCCACCAGCGAAGTATACGGAAGTGCGCTGCAGGTTCCAATACCGGAAACCCACCCACTTCAACCACAATCACCCTATTCCGCCAGTAAAATAGCCGCAGATCAATTGGCATTATCATACTACTATTCATTTGACTTACCTGTATCCATTATTCGACCCTTCAACACCTATGGACCAAGACAGTCTGCCAGAGCTGTGATACCCACAGTGATATCGCAAATTGCCAATGGAGCACAATCCATTAAATTGGGTTCACTATATCCCACTCGGGACTTCAATTATGTCAGCGATACCGTAAATGGTTTTGTAAAAATTAGGGAAACCAAAGCAGGAATAGGTGAAACCATCAATATTGGCAGTGGATATGAAATTTCCGTACAAAATACAGTTGAGCTGATTGCAAGTCTTATGGGGCAGCAAATAACCATAGAATCTGATGACCAACGTCTGCGACCGAAAAGCAGTGAAGTGGACCGTCTCTGTGCAGACAACAGCAAAGCCAAAACGATTGCGGATTGGTCGCCGGAACACGCGGGTATCGATGGACTAAAACGGGGTCTCAAGAAAACTATTGACTGGTTTTCCGACCCAGTCAATCTTTCCAAATACAAATCCTCTATTTACAACGTCTAGGCCTTCATGAATATTCAGTCTTTTGTTTCCACTCTCAAGTCTTTCGCAAGAGACAAAGACGTGCTTAACCTGCACGAGCCGATATTCTTAGGCAAAGAAAAAGACTACGTCAACGACTGTATTGAAACCGGTTGGGTTTCCAGCGTGGGAGCCTATGTCAACCGTTTCGAAAAGGAATTGGCGGAATATACCGGATCCAGACGCGCTATTGCTGTTGTCAACGGAACGGCGGCCTTACACATTAGTTTACTTTTGAACAATATTGGAGAAAATGACGAAGTCTTGCTTCCGGCATTGACCTTCGTCGCAAGCGCTAACGCCATTGCCTACTGCCGCGCAATACCGCATTTCGTCGAGATCAGTCAAGAAACCTTAGGCGTAGATCCGGAGCTTCTGAGACGGTATCTTCAGGACACTACCTTCATCAAGAATCAACACTGTATCAATAGAAAGACAGGTAGACCCATCAAAGCCCTGATGGTCGTCCATGCTTTTGGACACTGCGCCTCCATGGAAGCGCTGCATCAAATTTGCCAGGATCACAATCTAGCCCTTATCGAAGATGCAGCTGAAGCACTGGGTAGCACCTATAAAAACCAACACGCCGGTACTTTTGGTCAGGCAGGTGCTCTAAGCTTTAATGGAAATAAAATTATAACCACTGGCGGCGGTGGTGCCGTACTACTGAATAGCGAACGTATGGCCGAACAAGCACGCCATATCAGCACCACCGCCAAGCTACCCCATGGTTGGGAATATAACCACGACCAAGTGGGATACAACTACCGCATGCCAAACATAAATGCTGCATTAGGCGTAGCCCAATTGGAACAACTCCCCCAATTTCTTTTACAAAAACGTCGATTGACCCAGATCTACAAAGAGCGATTCTTGGAATTCAGTAACGTGACTGTTTTTGAGCAACCGCAGAACTGCCATAGTAACTATTGGTTAAATGTATTGCTATTGGATCAATCTCTCAACACAGAGGCTAAAGACCCCTCACTATTGGACCAGATATTGGCGGCCTGTCACGATGCTAATATAATGGTGCGACCTGCCTGGCGTCTTTTACATCAGCTACCAATGTACACTCACTGCCCAAAAATGGATCTCAGTTTCTCAGAAGACATTGTTAAACGGCTTATCTGCCTCCCCAGCAGTGCAGACTTGGTGAATCATGCTACCTGAGCATTTAAAAATATGCGCTATCAGCGGATCGCGCGCTGATTATGGCCTGCTGCTCTCCCTGCTCAAATCGTTGCAAAAAGATCCGCAGTTTACACTGCAACTACTCGTTACCGGCTCACATTTAAGTAAAAACCATGGCGACACCGTTACTTGTTTTTCAGAAGATGGAATTGCTATAGACCACCGTATTCCTATCTTAAGCAAATCGGACAGCCCCCAGGCGATCTGTAGTGCTGTTGCAAAAGCCGTTGAAGGATTCTCCGTAGCTTTTGCATCCTTGACACCGGACCTTGTACTCGTGTTGGGAGACCGCTACGAAATATTCGCGGGGGTCCAGGCTGCATTGTTTCACAAAATACCGGTTGCTCATATTGCAGGTGGCGATATCACCGAAGGTGCCTACGACGACGCCATACGTCATGCAATCACCAAAATGTCCCATTTACACTTTACCACCAATACCCAATCCACATCGCGTATTGTCCAGATGGGCGAAAATCCTGAATCTGTATTTACCGTAGGTAGCCCGGGAATAGACTTAATTAAGTCATTGCAATTGTTGGACAAGCAACAGTTACAGAAGGTGTTAAGCATACCGATGCAAGAGCGGGTCTTTCTGGTGGGCTATCATCCCGTTACTTTGGAAACACGTACCATTTCACAGCAGTGCCAAACGTTGTTTTCTGCATTGGATCAATTTCCAGAATCTACTGTGATTTTCACCAGCGCTAATGCAGATACCGAAGGCCATACAGCGAATAAACTAATTCGGTCTTATGTTGCCAAACATTCTTTTGCTCACTACTTTGAGTCATTAGGGCAGTTGAAATATTTGAGTTTACTGCAATGTTGCAATGTCGTTATAGGTAACTCCTCCAGCGGTCTATACGAAGCCCCCAGTCTGGGTACTCCGACTGTCAATATTGGTATCCGACAAAAAGGTCGACTCAAGGCAGACAGCGTACAAGACTGTGAGTTAGACACAGATTCGATTATTAGCTGCGTCAAGGCAGCACTGAAAAGCGCAACCATTGTTGCGGAAAACCCCTATGGAGACGGAAACAGCGTAGCGCGCATTATGGCTGTTTTGAAAGATTTGAATCGGTTCAAACTGGATTCACTGGTCCAGAAGTCATTTTTCGAGGTAACCCGTGTCTAACTCTTGTTTTATTATTGCTGAAGCCGGTGTCAATCATAACGGAGAAATGGAAACCGCGTTCGAATTGGCACAGGCGGCATTGGATGCCGGCGCGGACGCAGTCAAGTATCAGTTATTTATCCCTGAAGCTTTGGTATTGGATGGTACCCCCACTGCAGATTATCAACAACGTAATACCGGACAGCAATCTCAACTGCAGTTACTGCAGCGCTTAGCCCTACATTCTGAACAACACGCACAAGTGAAACAGTACTGTGAACACATCGGTATCCAGTATATGTGTTCTCCTTTTGACAATAATAGCGCGGACTACCTCTGCAATGTACTACAGTTGGATACGATAAAAATCGGTTCCGGAGAATTGAGCAATGGCCCTATGCTATTGCAGATTGCCCAAAGCGGGAAAAATACAGTTTTGTCTACCGGTATGAGTACAGTAGCCGACATTCGTTGTGCCCTAAACATCCTGGCTCATGGATACTCTCGCCCAAAATCAGAAAATCCGCTGCCATACACACAATTGCTGGCAACACCTCCGGATCTAAGTATTCTACGAAACAAGGTGGTACTATTGCATTGCACCACCGAGTACCCTTGCCCTGAAACTTCTGTCAATCTGTTGGCCATGCGCGATCTGGCGCAACAGTTTGAGTTACCGGTAGGTTTGTCTGATCACAGTGAAGGTATTTTAGCATCGACCAGTGCAGTGTCATTGGGAGCATGTGTCATAGAAAAACATTTCACCTTAGATAAAAACCAAAACGGGCCCGATCATTGCGCTTCATTGAATCCTGCGGAATTCAGCGCTTTGGTAAAAGGAATACGAAGCGTAGAACGCATGCTGGGTAATGGCGTTAAACAACCAGATCCTGTAGAGTTACAAAACAAAAAAGTGGTACGAAAACATATCGTAGCCGCCTGCGACATCAAACAAGGGGAACTGTTCACAGAACATAACCTGACTTGTAAACGGACTCCATCCGGTATATCCCCCTTTTCTTTTTGGGAATTACTGGGTAAACCTGCCGGCAAGGACTACGCCATTAATGAGGAGATCCGGTTTTGACGCCTCCTTTGATTCTATTGGGTAGTGGTGGACACGCATCGGTGTTAGCCGAATGTATTCAATTATGTGGATTCAGCTTATACGCCGTTGTTTCCCCAACAAAACCCGAGGGCCCTTTGTTTGAACAAAGCGTATGGCTAAACGGTGACGCAAATGCTTTAGACTTGGATGTCAGGCAATACCGGGTAGTCAATGGCGTGGGTTCCATTGGTGACACGGGAAAAAGAAAAGCCCTGTTCGATTTGTACAAGTCTAAAGGTTTCTATTTCCAAAATATCGTTCACCCCAGTGCTGTGATTAGCCCTCACTTAAGAAACCTGGGCGAAGGTTTTCAAGCTTTATCCGGCTGTATCGTTAACACCGGGTGCCACATTGGTGACAACGTGGTCCTAAACAGTAGAGCCGTGGTGGAACACCACTGCCGCATAGGTAACCACAGTTTTGTGGCAAGTTCCGCGACCTTATGTGGTTCCTGTGAAGTTGAAGACCAAGTTCATATTGGCGCAGCTGCGGTTCTAAACCAGGGACTCTTTGTGGGTCATGGCGCACTAATTGCAACCGGTTCTGTAGTCATTAGGAATGTAACAGCGAAAACCCTGGTAATGGGTGTACCCGCACGGAAGCAGCGTGATTTATCATGTTAAATCATGAATGGAAGAATATCGCCGTTAGACCTGACGCTACTATGCGCGAGGTACTGGCCCTTATTGATAAAACCGCTATGCAAATCGCATTGGTGGTGGATGACGCCTGCCATTTAACAGGTACCATTACGGACGGAGATATACGTCGAGCCCTGCTCAAAGGTGAAAACCTGGACACAGCGGTACACCTATTTATGAATCCCAATGCCGTTACCGGTTTGGTGGACGAAGATCCGCTAAGTTGGCAACGCGCTATGCAACGTCACTCATTAAAACACCTTCCCCTATTAGATGCGTCCGGCTGTATCAGAGCACTGGCCCGACTGGAGATACCCCAGGAACCTAAACGGGAAAACCGTGTGGTGCTCATGGCCGGAGGTCTCGGAACACGTCTACGTCCCCTTACACAAAGCAAACCCAAACCGTTACTTACCGTTGGAGACCGACCTATCATAGAAACGATAATTGAAAATTTTGCACAGCAGGGTTTTTACCAATTTACCCTATGCATCAATTATCAAGGGGAGAAAATCAAAGCATATTGCGGAGATGGAAACAAATGGGGTGTACAAATAGACTATGTGGAAGAATCCAAACGACTGGGAACTGCGGGTGCTTTAGCGTTGTTATCTGAGAGACCGGATTTACCCTTTTTTGTGATGAATGGAGATTTGTTAACAAAAGTGGATTTCGTTCGGTTTTTGGATTTTCACAAAAAACAAGACAACCATGCCAGCATGTGCGTTCGAGAATACAGATATCAGATCCCGTATGGTGTTGTGGATCTGGACCAACACAAAATAGTGCAATTGCGGGAAAAGCCGGTCTTCTATCACAATGTCAACGCAGGAATTTATTTGCTCAATCCGGAAGTGCTGCAATTAATACCCCGTAACACCTATTTCGATATGCCCCAATTATTCGATCATCTAATATCCGAGAGTTATCAAGCGGGCAGTTTTCCTCTGCGTGAATATTGGATGGATGTCGGCAGGATGGAGGATTTCCATCAAGCCCACAGCGACTACATAGAGCAATTCGGATGATCGACAACAAGCGAATCTTAGCAGTTATTCCTGCCAGAGGCGGGTCAAAAGGATTACCCGGCAAAAATATTCTCACATTACTCGGTAAACCACTAATCGCCTGGACCATTGAAAGCGCTTTGAACTCGCACCTCATAGACCATACTATCGTATCTTCGGATGCGGAGGACATTATTGCGGTTGCAGAACAATTACGTTGTCAGGTACCGTTCCGACGCCCCGAAAACTTGTCCGGTGATGACAGCAGTAGCATAGACGTCCTCATTCACGCATTGGAACAGGTGCCCGGCTATGACTATATAGTTTTGTTGCAACCCACAAGTCCATTGCGTACCACAGAAGATATCGATTCCGCTATAAAACACATGTTCCGGAATAAGGCCAGCAGTTGTGTTTCCGTTTCGCGGCTCAACAAAGCCTTACAGTGGATGTTTTACCTGGATGAACAAAGTCATTTGTTCCCGGTTGACCAAATCAGCAGCAGCCCACGACAAAAACTCCCAACACTATTTGCACTCAATGGTGCTATTTACGTGATTAACTCACAATTACTTATGAGCAGCCGAAAACTGATTCATTCTGATACGGTGGCTTTTACGATGGATCCTTCACACTCGGTGGATATTGATGACAAGGGCGATTTGGAATACGCCCGGTTCTTGTTGTCGCAACGAAAACAAAGGCACAAATATGAGCAACCATCCCGCTAAGACACCTGCCAACAAAGATCAGGAGTGTTTCGAAAACGCCAGTCACTGCCATCTTTATACTCTGGACCGTAAATGGGCCAGAGAAACAGCCATGCAAAAAAATACCGTTTATGAAAATGGCAGATCCTGTACGCAGATTTGCTACTACGATGGTGAACGTTATGAGAGTGCACCTGATAATCTTATTCATGTTCCCTTGGATCGGTTTGCGGATTTCTTCGCCGCTAATGATCTACCGGTACCCACATACTTTTACAACGGTGACGACAGCTTGCACCAAGAAGAACGGCAACGGCAAATAAATACGTTCAATCTGTTAAGTCAAAAAGTCATTGAATTCAGAGAAAAAATACATAGCAAACACAGCAAAAACCCTGAAATAAAGGACTGTTACTTTTTCGATCGAAACGTTGCCTACTATACTTCGCTGCTAAGAAACCGGGTTGCCACCACTCACCAGCACATTGACGGTCTTCAAATATGTTACCACGATGGTGACCCCTTTGATGCTGCGCCGCCCAATTTGGTATCGGTGCCTTTTGCCGAAATACTCAACCAATTTATTGACGAACGCAAACGACTGCCTCAACTAATAATGTTTGCCAACGATTTCAGCGAGTCACAAAAAATAGAGATTAAAAACATTTTCACCGAAGTAATTAAACAGGTCGGTGAATACCGCAATCAAGTTAGCATGGAATTATTGGCCGCAATGGGTAAGTCTGCACCATTGAGAAATCCTAAAAATCTTAGATTTTTTCTGTCCGCTTCCCGTCTTACCACCGTAATGCAGTAT
This Gammaproteobacteria bacterium DNA region includes the following protein-coding sequences:
- a CDS encoding flagellar protein FlaG, whose product is MSSELKMNPAFGPVIGRDFHSAKTDGTHDLRLRVETTKARAASKADDKLSQELKDPKQSGQSEQTTQSISLKQALDVMNEFVLNSRADLNFSVDEDTGSTVVKVINRESKELIRQIPSEEVLSIVRRMAELEEHRGNLLNTEV
- a CDS encoding flagellin, whose amino-acid sequence is MAQVINTNVASLNTQRALNGSLGDLNRALARLSSGLRLNSAKDDAAGLAISERFTAQIRGYNQAVRNASDAISLAQTAEGALQEVTTALQRIREIAVQSINATNSAQDRVSLNQEVTQLQAEITRVAGTKFNGAAVIGSGATSYVFQVGPNAGDTVSVTTVNIMSTTTGYISVVLSGTASTVSGASALLATVDVYLDSVNAARAELGAIQNRFEAVVRNGLNVAENLSASRSRIQDADFALETARLTRAQILQQAGVAMLSQANSQPQNVLSLIQ
- a CDS encoding flagellin; amino-acid sequence: MAQVINTNVASLNSQRALTRSQSALNLSLARLSSGLRINSAKDDAAGLAISERFTTQIRGLNQAARNASDAISLAQTGEGALQEVTTALQRMRELAVQSINATNSDLDRASLQAEVAQLQEEITRVSGTEFNGVQIIGVSAQAFTFQVGANAGETITISTTNVTTLSGYAGAISGGTISTVSGANSLLANVDTYLDEINSVRATLGAIQNRFEAVVRNTQNVAENLSASRSRIQDADFAAETAALTRAQILQQAGVAMLSQANALPQSVLSLIG
- a CDS encoding DUF115 domain-containing protein, with product MDTTEPAFSEPLITNSFGDSYFYGVNHQSFDRIGSTAIYKSRWGEKLFQENHLYIIAGSDSGLLIRHVLKYGIPKGSRYLFVELDSIVPELEFLSGIIEAESNVALCTIDTLDKSLKSFSLDRYAYLDAVDVLVSLAAEEAYLSDYAVLWNSLEKAVQQILWLYKTQFGNCTFFSAQLRNMAENRSPASMLRNVFPGKTAILLGGGPSLDPALPWVKSHRSELVVTAVSRISKRLLEVDLVPDVVFTVDPHPGSFDVGKHMLNFPHKVLLVNAYHSNSRLLGQWGGRSVYLNKNNPWVSFNDNDNVVTAAPTVSNSAVNMLIAMGFKRILLAGLDLCFSPEGYTHAMGSDERKLGALVGASHLSIQTNSGEIAQTDNSFYMAAESLAKQAEYATTQHCRLINCAPHAAKIPNIEYQDLNKIPLEPLGVDVWQTIEQRLCTDNSTSRIEHYEKCLKVLTKAEYKLEKIRRMSKDALTHNKWLFDKKGDPGSFKHKIKMDRIEKELNGALKDYSVLCKIYGMSEFVKTLRPDDKSEWSDDEVEKAGFTYYEAYLTGADNLLKEVCSAVERVQARIEEEKPHPDFELLTSQWEQDQQFHRAALWKQRQSDSYCFTTTINTQIAKFEQQFHSDIRNEKHNYLVNIKQRSNLKGVCSKALDLFRHKNLKGLEHLINGLNTRSESEAKPLLLLTQAYILELNDQPDMAISTLEDLVSDCSDSNPLEYALSRLSVLYLGNMDLEKAAGTLKFLSGISSSYMPQYADMLSIKGDKKSAIDVYTDYLTKIPGDYATMLKLGLLYLDLGVTDGALWIFQHLYDLDPNNSNIARLLNDTKASA
- a CDS encoding NAD-dependent 4,6-dehydratase LegB yields the protein MNSQNNYTALVTGADGFIGSHLVEALVKSGVNVKAFVLYNSLGSWGWLEHVDQQVLDSIEIHCGDIRDPGSAKLAVSGCDTVFHLAALIGIPYSYTAPDSYLDTNIRGTLNLLNAARDYDVNYFINTSTSEVYGSALQVPIPETHPLQPQSPYSASKIAADQLALSYYYSFDLPVSIIRPFNTYGPRQSARAVIPTVISQIANGAQSIKLGSLYPTRDFNYVSDTVNGFVKIRETKAGIGETINIGSGYEISVQNTVELIASLMGQQITIESDDQRLRPKSSEVDRLCADNSKAKTIADWSPEHAGIDGLKRGLKKTIDWFSDPVNLSKYKSSIYNV
- a CDS encoding LegC family aminotransferase, with the translated sequence MNIQSFVSTLKSFARDKDVLNLHEPIFLGKEKDYVNDCIETGWVSSVGAYVNRFEKELAEYTGSRRAIAVVNGTAALHISLLLNNIGENDEVLLPALTFVASANAIAYCRAIPHFVEISQETLGVDPELLRRYLQDTTFIKNQHCINRKTGRPIKALMVVHAFGHCASMEALHQICQDHNLALIEDAAEALGSTYKNQHAGTFGQAGALSFNGNKIITTGGGGAVLLNSERMAEQARHISTTAKLPHGWEYNHDQVGYNYRMPNINAALGVAQLEQLPQFLLQKRRLTQIYKERFLEFSNVTVFEQPQNCHSNYWLNVLLLDQSLNTEAKDPSLLDQILAACHDANIMVRPAWRLLHQLPMYTHCPKMDLSFSEDIVKRLICLPSSADLVNHAT
- the neuC gene encoding UDP-N-acetylglucosamine 2-epimerase, with protein sequence MLPEHLKICAISGSRADYGLLLSLLKSLQKDPQFTLQLLVTGSHLSKNHGDTVTCFSEDGIAIDHRIPILSKSDSPQAICSAVAKAVEGFSVAFASLTPDLVLVLGDRYEIFAGVQAALFHKIPVAHIAGGDITEGAYDDAIRHAITKMSHLHFTTNTQSTSRIVQMGENPESVFTVGSPGIDLIKSLQLLDKQQLQKVLSIPMQERVFLVGYHPVTLETRTISQQCQTLFSALDQFPESTVIFTSANADTEGHTANKLIRSYVAKHSFAHYFESLGQLKYLSLLQCCNVVIGNSSSGLYEAPSLGTPTVNIGIRQKGRLKADSVQDCELDTDSIISCVKAALKSATIVAENPYGDGNSVARIMAVLKDLNRFKLDSLVQKSFFEVTRV